A stretch of Dermochelys coriacea isolate rDerCor1 chromosome 6, rDerCor1.pri.v4, whole genome shotgun sequence DNA encodes these proteins:
- the MOB2 gene encoding MOB kinase activator 2 isoform X8, with protein MQCPNIVSRCFSRKSKGKPNGKKPVPEEKKLYLEPEYTKLRITDFEFKELVMLPREIDLNEWLASNTTTFFHHINLQYSTISEFCTGESCQTMAVCNTQYYWYDERGKKIKCTAPQYVDFVMSSVQKLVTDEDVFPTKYGKEFPNSFESLVKKICKYLFHVLAHIYSSHFKETLALELHGHLNTLYTHFILFIREFNLVDPKETTIMDDLTEILCCSSSGSSSNGSGNSSAGAQNHVKER; from the exons GAAATCCAAGGGAAAACCAAATGGTAAAAAACCAGTACCAGAAGAGAAGAAACTCTACCTAGAGCCAGAATATACAAAGTTGAGAATTACTGACTTTGAATTCAAGGAGCTAGTGATGTTACCACGAGAAATAGACCTCAATGAGTGGCTAGCCAGCAATA CAACAACCTTCTTCCACCATATCAATTTACAGTATAGTACAATCTCAGAATTTTGCACAGGAGAGTCGTGTCAGACCATGGCAGTGTGCAATAC ACAGTACTACTGGTATGATGAGCGGGGAAAGAAGATAAAGTGCACGGCCCCTCAGTACGTTGACTTTGTCATGAGTTCGGTGCAGAAGCTAGTGACGGACGAGGATGTCTTTCCTACAAAATATG GCAAAGAATTCCCCAACTCCTTTGAGTCCTTAGTGAAGAAGATTTGCAAGTATCTGTTCCATGTGCTGGCCCACATCTATTCCTCCCACTTTAAGGAGACTTTGGCACTGGAGCTGCATGGACACTTAAATACACTCTATACACACTTCATCCTATTCATCAGGGAGTTCAACCTGGTGGACCCTAAAGAGACCACCATCATGGATGATCTCACGGAGAtcctctgctgcagcagcagtggaagCAGTAGTAATGGGAGTGGCAACAGCAGTGCAGGAGCACAGAACCATGTGAAGGAGAGATGA
- the MOB2 gene encoding MOB kinase activator 2 isoform X5: MEFIICSSCRGWKSKGKPNGKKPVPEEKKLYLEPEYTKLRITDFEFKELVMLPREIDLNEWLASNTTTFFHHINLQYSTISEFCTGESCQTMAVCNTQYYWYDERGKKIKCTAPQYVDFVMSSVQKLVTDEDVFPTKYGKEFPNSFESLVKKICKYLFHVLAHIYSSHFKETLALELHGHLNTLYTHFILFIREFNLVDPKETTIMDDLTEILCCSSSGSSSNGSGNSSAGAQNHVKER; the protein is encoded by the exons GAAATCCAAGGGAAAACCAAATGGTAAAAAACCAGTACCAGAAGAGAAGAAACTCTACCTAGAGCCAGAATATACAAAGTTGAGAATTACTGACTTTGAATTCAAGGAGCTAGTGATGTTACCACGAGAAATAGACCTCAATGAGTGGCTAGCCAGCAATA CAACAACCTTCTTCCACCATATCAATTTACAGTATAGTACAATCTCAGAATTTTGCACAGGAGAGTCGTGTCAGACCATGGCAGTGTGCAATAC ACAGTACTACTGGTATGATGAGCGGGGAAAGAAGATAAAGTGCACGGCCCCTCAGTACGTTGACTTTGTCATGAGTTCGGTGCAGAAGCTAGTGACGGACGAGGATGTCTTTCCTACAAAATATG GCAAAGAATTCCCCAACTCCTTTGAGTCCTTAGTGAAGAAGATTTGCAAGTATCTGTTCCATGTGCTGGCCCACATCTATTCCTCCCACTTTAAGGAGACTTTGGCACTGGAGCTGCATGGACACTTAAATACACTCTATACACACTTCATCCTATTCATCAGGGAGTTCAACCTGGTGGACCCTAAAGAGACCACCATCATGGATGATCTCACGGAGAtcctctgctgcagcagcagtggaagCAGTAGTAATGGGAGTGGCAACAGCAGTGCAGGAGCACAGAACCATGTGAAGGAGAGATGA
- the MOB2 gene encoding MOB kinase activator 2 isoform X1 has translation MKSPHCVPARQQPSPAQPVWTLAGDSDLGSFPGSAANSSCALVKSKGKPNGKKPVPEEKKLYLEPEYTKLRITDFEFKELVMLPREIDLNEWLASNTTTFFHHINLQYSTISEFCTGESCQTMAVCNTQYYWYDERGKKIKCTAPQYVDFVMSSVQKLVTDEDVFPTKYGKEFPNSFESLVKKICKYLFHVLAHIYSSHFKETLALELHGHLNTLYTHFILFIREFNLVDPKETTIMDDLTEILCCSSSGSSSNGSGNSSAGAQNHVKER, from the exons atgaagTCACCTCACTGTGTCCCTGCCAgacagcagcccagcccagctcagcctgttTGGACTCTGGCTGGGGACTCAGATCTGGGTTCATTTCCTGGATCTGCTGCAAACTCCTCATGTGCCCTTGT GAAATCCAAGGGAAAACCAAATGGTAAAAAACCAGTACCAGAAGAGAAGAAACTCTACCTAGAGCCAGAATATACAAAGTTGAGAATTACTGACTTTGAATTCAAGGAGCTAGTGATGTTACCACGAGAAATAGACCTCAATGAGTGGCTAGCCAGCAATA CAACAACCTTCTTCCACCATATCAATTTACAGTATAGTACAATCTCAGAATTTTGCACAGGAGAGTCGTGTCAGACCATGGCAGTGTGCAATAC ACAGTACTACTGGTATGATGAGCGGGGAAAGAAGATAAAGTGCACGGCCCCTCAGTACGTTGACTTTGTCATGAGTTCGGTGCAGAAGCTAGTGACGGACGAGGATGTCTTTCCTACAAAATATG GCAAAGAATTCCCCAACTCCTTTGAGTCCTTAGTGAAGAAGATTTGCAAGTATCTGTTCCATGTGCTGGCCCACATCTATTCCTCCCACTTTAAGGAGACTTTGGCACTGGAGCTGCATGGACACTTAAATACACTCTATACACACTTCATCCTATTCATCAGGGAGTTCAACCTGGTGGACCCTAAAGAGACCACCATCATGGATGATCTCACGGAGAtcctctgctgcagcagcagtggaagCAGTAGTAATGGGAGTGGCAACAGCAGTGCAGGAGCACAGAACCATGTGAAGGAGAGATGA
- the MOB2 gene encoding MOB kinase activator 2 isoform X7, whose product MPQQSWKSKGKPNGKKPVPEEKKLYLEPEYTKLRITDFEFKELVMLPREIDLNEWLASNTTTFFHHINLQYSTISEFCTGESCQTMAVCNTQYYWYDERGKKIKCTAPQYVDFVMSSVQKLVTDEDVFPTKYGKEFPNSFESLVKKICKYLFHVLAHIYSSHFKETLALELHGHLNTLYTHFILFIREFNLVDPKETTIMDDLTEILCCSSSGSSSNGSGNSSAGAQNHVKER is encoded by the exons GAAATCCAAGGGAAAACCAAATGGTAAAAAACCAGTACCAGAAGAGAAGAAACTCTACCTAGAGCCAGAATATACAAAGTTGAGAATTACTGACTTTGAATTCAAGGAGCTAGTGATGTTACCACGAGAAATAGACCTCAATGAGTGGCTAGCCAGCAATA CAACAACCTTCTTCCACCATATCAATTTACAGTATAGTACAATCTCAGAATTTTGCACAGGAGAGTCGTGTCAGACCATGGCAGTGTGCAATAC ACAGTACTACTGGTATGATGAGCGGGGAAAGAAGATAAAGTGCACGGCCCCTCAGTACGTTGACTTTGTCATGAGTTCGGTGCAGAAGCTAGTGACGGACGAGGATGTCTTTCCTACAAAATATG GCAAAGAATTCCCCAACTCCTTTGAGTCCTTAGTGAAGAAGATTTGCAAGTATCTGTTCCATGTGCTGGCCCACATCTATTCCTCCCACTTTAAGGAGACTTTGGCACTGGAGCTGCATGGACACTTAAATACACTCTATACACACTTCATCCTATTCATCAGGGAGTTCAACCTGGTGGACCCTAAAGAGACCACCATCATGGATGATCTCACGGAGAtcctctgctgcagcagcagtggaagCAGTAGTAATGGGAGTGGCAACAGCAGTGCAGGAGCACAGAACCATGTGAAGGAGAGATGA
- the MOB2 gene encoding MOB kinase activator 2 isoform X3, producing the protein MDWLMGLVGSLLCITAATVHVNFPRKSKGKPNGKKPVPEEKKLYLEPEYTKLRITDFEFKELVMLPREIDLNEWLASNTTTFFHHINLQYSTISEFCTGESCQTMAVCNTQYYWYDERGKKIKCTAPQYVDFVMSSVQKLVTDEDVFPTKYGKEFPNSFESLVKKICKYLFHVLAHIYSSHFKETLALELHGHLNTLYTHFILFIREFNLVDPKETTIMDDLTEILCCSSSGSSSNGSGNSSAGAQNHVKER; encoded by the exons GAAATCCAAGGGAAAACCAAATGGTAAAAAACCAGTACCAGAAGAGAAGAAACTCTACCTAGAGCCAGAATATACAAAGTTGAGAATTACTGACTTTGAATTCAAGGAGCTAGTGATGTTACCACGAGAAATAGACCTCAATGAGTGGCTAGCCAGCAATA CAACAACCTTCTTCCACCATATCAATTTACAGTATAGTACAATCTCAGAATTTTGCACAGGAGAGTCGTGTCAGACCATGGCAGTGTGCAATAC ACAGTACTACTGGTATGATGAGCGGGGAAAGAAGATAAAGTGCACGGCCCCTCAGTACGTTGACTTTGTCATGAGTTCGGTGCAGAAGCTAGTGACGGACGAGGATGTCTTTCCTACAAAATATG GCAAAGAATTCCCCAACTCCTTTGAGTCCTTAGTGAAGAAGATTTGCAAGTATCTGTTCCATGTGCTGGCCCACATCTATTCCTCCCACTTTAAGGAGACTTTGGCACTGGAGCTGCATGGACACTTAAATACACTCTATACACACTTCATCCTATTCATCAGGGAGTTCAACCTGGTGGACCCTAAAGAGACCACCATCATGGATGATCTCACGGAGAtcctctgctgcagcagcagtggaagCAGTAGTAATGGGAGTGGCAACAGCAGTGCAGGAGCACAGAACCATGTGAAGGAGAGATGA
- the MOB2 gene encoding MOB kinase activator 2 isoform X4: MRLKRNGSYTLIRKSKGKPNGKKPVPEEKKLYLEPEYTKLRITDFEFKELVMLPREIDLNEWLASNTTTFFHHINLQYSTISEFCTGESCQTMAVCNTQYYWYDERGKKIKCTAPQYVDFVMSSVQKLVTDEDVFPTKYGKEFPNSFESLVKKICKYLFHVLAHIYSSHFKETLALELHGHLNTLYTHFILFIREFNLVDPKETTIMDDLTEILCCSSSGSSSNGSGNSSAGAQNHVKER; this comes from the exons GAAATCCAAGGGAAAACCAAATGGTAAAAAACCAGTACCAGAAGAGAAGAAACTCTACCTAGAGCCAGAATATACAAAGTTGAGAATTACTGACTTTGAATTCAAGGAGCTAGTGATGTTACCACGAGAAATAGACCTCAATGAGTGGCTAGCCAGCAATA CAACAACCTTCTTCCACCATATCAATTTACAGTATAGTACAATCTCAGAATTTTGCACAGGAGAGTCGTGTCAGACCATGGCAGTGTGCAATAC ACAGTACTACTGGTATGATGAGCGGGGAAAGAAGATAAAGTGCACGGCCCCTCAGTACGTTGACTTTGTCATGAGTTCGGTGCAGAAGCTAGTGACGGACGAGGATGTCTTTCCTACAAAATATG GCAAAGAATTCCCCAACTCCTTTGAGTCCTTAGTGAAGAAGATTTGCAAGTATCTGTTCCATGTGCTGGCCCACATCTATTCCTCCCACTTTAAGGAGACTTTGGCACTGGAGCTGCATGGACACTTAAATACACTCTATACACACTTCATCCTATTCATCAGGGAGTTCAACCTGGTGGACCCTAAAGAGACCACCATCATGGATGATCTCACGGAGAtcctctgctgcagcagcagtggaagCAGTAGTAATGGGAGTGGCAACAGCAGTGCAGGAGCACAGAACCATGTGAAGGAGAGATGA
- the MOB2 gene encoding MOB kinase activator 2 isoform X6, producing MDWLMGKSKGKPNGKKPVPEEKKLYLEPEYTKLRITDFEFKELVMLPREIDLNEWLASNTTTFFHHINLQYSTISEFCTGESCQTMAVCNTQYYWYDERGKKIKCTAPQYVDFVMSSVQKLVTDEDVFPTKYGKEFPNSFESLVKKICKYLFHVLAHIYSSHFKETLALELHGHLNTLYTHFILFIREFNLVDPKETTIMDDLTEILCCSSSGSSSNGSGNSSAGAQNHVKER from the exons GAAATCCAAGGGAAAACCAAATGGTAAAAAACCAGTACCAGAAGAGAAGAAACTCTACCTAGAGCCAGAATATACAAAGTTGAGAATTACTGACTTTGAATTCAAGGAGCTAGTGATGTTACCACGAGAAATAGACCTCAATGAGTGGCTAGCCAGCAATA CAACAACCTTCTTCCACCATATCAATTTACAGTATAGTACAATCTCAGAATTTTGCACAGGAGAGTCGTGTCAGACCATGGCAGTGTGCAATAC ACAGTACTACTGGTATGATGAGCGGGGAAAGAAGATAAAGTGCACGGCCCCTCAGTACGTTGACTTTGTCATGAGTTCGGTGCAGAAGCTAGTGACGGACGAGGATGTCTTTCCTACAAAATATG GCAAAGAATTCCCCAACTCCTTTGAGTCCTTAGTGAAGAAGATTTGCAAGTATCTGTTCCATGTGCTGGCCCACATCTATTCCTCCCACTTTAAGGAGACTTTGGCACTGGAGCTGCATGGACACTTAAATACACTCTATACACACTTCATCCTATTCATCAGGGAGTTCAACCTGGTGGACCCTAAAGAGACCACCATCATGGATGATCTCACGGAGAtcctctgctgcagcagcagtggaagCAGTAGTAATGGGAGTGGCAACAGCAGTGCAGGAGCACAGAACCATGTGAAGGAGAGATGA